One genomic window of Candidatus Trichorickettsia mobilis includes the following:
- a CDS encoding amino acid ABC transporter permease, translating into MLTEFITSWPSASFIIKGAVVTLKYSILAVFFGLIIGIFLALFKMSRHFALRTFAHVYTSIFRGTPVLIQLSIIYFGMPSFIDIKLNIFTAGVLTFSLNSGAYVSEIIRAGIEAVDKGQFDAARALGIPQSLMMKDIILPQAIRTILPSLINELINLIKESAIISMIGEMDIMRRAQMVSAETYNFFVPMCIAATTYYFLVLVISYLSRILEKKLA; encoded by the coding sequence ATGCTCACTGAATTTATAACCTCATGGCCATCAGCTAGCTTTATCATCAAAGGAGCGGTTGTTACTTTAAAGTATAGTATACTAGCAGTTTTTTTTGGTTTGATTATTGGTATATTTTTAGCTTTATTCAAAATGAGCAGACATTTTGCTTTACGAACATTTGCCCATGTCTATACTTCGATATTCCGTGGTACGCCGGTATTAATTCAGTTAAGCATTATTTATTTTGGTATGCCGAGTTTTATAGATATAAAGCTTAATATATTCACCGCTGGTGTATTAACATTTTCGTTAAATTCTGGAGCTTATGTATCTGAAATAATCAGAGCCGGAATAGAAGCTGTTGATAAGGGGCAATTTGATGCTGCAAGAGCCCTAGGTATACCTCAAAGCTTAATGATGAAGGATATTATCCTGCCTCAGGCTATCCGTACTATTTTACCTTCATTAATAAATGAATTAATTAATTTAATTAAAGAATCAGCTATTATTTCGATGATCGGTGAAATGGATATCATGCGCCGTGCACAAATGGTATCCGCAGAAACATACAATTTTTTTGTACCTATGTGTATAGCTGCAACGACCTATTATTTTCTGGTATTAGTGATTAGTTATTTATCAAGGATATTAGAGAAAAAACTAGCATGA
- a CDS encoding acetylglutamate kinase gives MQKNCSLVWNASDHKQKKAKNIANFTTSDMIKDIILRSSEIKDQVIVIKLPSIIITNDLLLTNFVENIRLINLCNARICIVHDHADLIGNTLKNCEFDEKFINSLKIIDHKSAQIIEMVLSGYINKLIVSKLCKVGCHAIGISGKDCNFIQARKSRFIYKQPASNNDIINIEFIGEPVTINPELLLSFEDRDIIPVISPIANDQNGCTTLLDVNLTAAAIAATLNADHLILPLTTTILGDKNLKVKDTQVLQNILLDDTHELEIRNLLQTAINALNDNIYCVHLIDAVLPDSIILSLLMDADSAI, from the coding sequence GTGCAAAAGAATTGCAGTTTAGTTTGGAACGCATCAGATCATAAACAAAAAAAAGCTAAGAACATTGCTAATTTTACTACTAGCGACATGATAAAAGATATTATCTTACGTAGTAGTGAGATTAAAGATCAGGTAATAGTCATTAAACTACCCTCTATAATCATAACTAACGATCTTCTATTAACCAACTTTGTTGAAAATATACGATTAATAAACTTATGTAATGCAAGAATTTGCATTGTTCATGATCACGCTGATCTCATCGGGAATACACTTAAAAACTGTGAATTTGATGAAAAGTTTATTAATAGTCTCAAAATAATAGATCACAAAAGTGCTCAAATAATTGAAATGGTCTTATCAGGTTATATTAACAAGTTAATAGTATCTAAATTATGTAAAGTAGGATGTCACGCTATTGGTATTTCCGGCAAAGATTGCAATTTTATTCAAGCTAGAAAATCAAGATTTATTTACAAACAACCCGCAAGCAATAATGATATAATTAATATAGAATTTATTGGCGAACCAGTAACGATTAACCCTGAATTGCTCCTTAGTTTTGAAGATCGTGATATTATTCCGGTAATTTCACCAATAGCTAATGACCAAAATGGTTGCACTACTTTACTTGATGTTAACCTTACTGCTGCTGCTATTGCTGCTACCCTAAACGCAGATCATTTGATTTTACCTTTAACCACAACAATATTAGGCGATAAAAACTTAAAAGTTAAAGATACTCAGGTATTACAAAATATTTTACTGGATGATACACATGAGTTAGAGATAAGAAATTTACTACAAACAGCAATTAACGCTCTTAATGATAATATATACTGTGTACATCTTATCGACGCTGTACTGCCAGATTCAATCATATTAAGCTTACTGATGGATGCAGATTCTGCTATTTAA
- the yihA gene encoding ribosome biogenesis GTP-binding protein YihA/YsxC produces the protein MTIFNGQAVFTAGAAEIDRIPPYFLPEVAFIGKSNVGKSSLINTVCNHHNLAKVSKTPGRTQQINFFTIANKIILVDLPGYGFADVPNYKHQEWEKLILYYLKNRYNLKLVNVLIDARRNIKSHDLEILSLLSSYNKHFQIVFTKIDKISDKAELLNSSKNLLASLGYSCNLITTSSRSREGAKELQFSLERIRS, from the coding sequence ATGACTATATTCAACGGGCAGGCTGTGTTTACCGCAGGCGCTGCTGAAATTGACAGGATTCCTCCATATTTTTTACCAGAAGTAGCTTTTATTGGTAAATCTAATGTTGGTAAATCAAGTTTAATTAATACTGTATGTAATCATCATAATTTAGCAAAAGTATCTAAAACTCCTGGGCGAACTCAACAAATTAATTTTTTTACTATTGCTAACAAAATTATTTTAGTTGATCTGCCAGGATATGGTTTTGCTGATGTTCCAAATTATAAGCATCAAGAATGGGAAAAACTTATTCTTTATTACTTAAAGAATCGTTATAATTTAAAATTAGTTAATGTACTAATCGATGCACGACGTAACATTAAGTCTCATGATTTAGAAATATTGAGCTTACTAAGCTCATATAATAAACATTTTCAAATAGTATTTACTAAGATAGATAAAATTTCAGATAAAGCAGAGTTATTGAATTCCAGTAAAAATCTACTTGCAAGTTTAGGTTACTCATGTAATCTAATTACGACAAGTAGCAGGAGTAGAGAAGGTGCAAAAGAATTGCAGTTTAGTTTGGAACGCATCAGATCATAA
- the yidC gene encoding membrane protein insertase YidC, with protein sequence MNHNITNLIAAIVLSVGIIFGWQHFYEKPKLEKLTASHKAYNQQLELQKETTAIATTNTRAEAITTTENLRVQITSPSLSGSINLKGLRFDDLTLSKYKHDLTPNSKPVELLSPSGSEDAFFVEVGWFSNTDATNLPNSNTQWQTDNKELTPTQAVNLTWTNPEGVEFLVNISMDNDYLFTIKQTTTNNSKQKIAIQYYGLINRNYSNKEKAINILHQGFIGSINSELQEYSYEDIKDKKNHKFAAASINWLGITDKYWLTAFIPDAGHQYNSNLNYAIKTGFEKFQVDFMAPSQPIEPGNISTVTHRLFAGAKKVDLLDKYEQQYNIKLFDRAIDFGWFYILTKPVFNAMSFFYNYVGNFGVSILIVTVIIKLLMFSLANKSYRSMKKIKKLQPEIERIRALYNDDKMRLNKEIMELYKREKASPLSGCLPLFVQIPVFFSIYKVLYVTIEMRHAPFFGWIKDLSAPDPTSIFNLFGLLSFTPPSFLLIGAWPIFMALTMFLQQRMSPEPADPTQAQVMRFMPLIFLVMFSSFPAGLLIYWSWNNILSIIQQYYINKLDKSN encoded by the coding sequence ATGAATCATAATATTACTAATTTAATTGCTGCCATAGTCCTTTCAGTGGGGATTATCTTTGGGTGGCAACATTTTTATGAAAAACCCAAACTTGAAAAATTGACCGCTTCGCATAAAGCCTACAACCAACAATTAGAACTGCAAAAAGAAACTACTGCTATTGCAACAACTAATACCAGAGCTGAAGCTATTACAACTACCGAGAATCTTCGGGTGCAGATTACATCCCCTTCATTGTCTGGTTCTATTAATTTAAAAGGACTTAGATTTGATGATTTGACATTGTCGAAATACAAGCATGATCTTACTCCAAACAGCAAACCAGTGGAATTATTATCTCCCTCTGGGTCAGAAGATGCTTTTTTTGTGGAAGTAGGCTGGTTTAGCAATACTGATGCTACTAATTTACCGAATAGTAATACGCAGTGGCAAACAGATAACAAGGAACTAACACCAACACAAGCTGTAAATTTGACCTGGACCAACCCTGAAGGAGTTGAATTTCTTGTTAATATTAGTATGGATAATGATTACTTATTTACCATTAAACAAACTACAACCAATAACAGCAAGCAAAAAATTGCAATCCAATATTATGGGTTAATTAATCGTAATTACAGCAATAAAGAAAAAGCGATAAACATCTTACATCAGGGATTCATTGGCAGTATCAATAGCGAGTTGCAAGAATATTCCTACGAAGACATTAAAGATAAGAAAAACCATAAATTTGCTGCAGCATCAATTAATTGGCTTGGTATTACCGATAAATATTGGCTAACCGCATTCATTCCAGATGCTGGTCACCAATATAACTCAAACTTAAATTACGCTATAAAAACTGGATTTGAAAAATTTCAAGTAGATTTTATGGCACCATCACAGCCTATTGAACCAGGAAATATATCGACAGTCACTCATCGATTATTTGCTGGAGCCAAGAAAGTTGATTTACTAGATAAATATGAACAACAATACAACATCAAGCTTTTTGATCGAGCCATTGATTTTGGTTGGTTTTACATCTTAACCAAGCCAGTATTTAATGCTATGAGCTTTTTTTACAATTATGTCGGTAATTTTGGAGTAAGCATCTTAATAGTAACAGTAATTATTAAATTGCTGATGTTTTCTTTAGCCAATAAATCTTATCGTTCAATGAAAAAGATCAAAAAATTACAACCTGAGATTGAACGCATTAGAGCCTTATATAATGATGATAAGATGCGATTAAATAAAGAAATTATGGAGTTATATAAAAGAGAAAAAGCAAGCCCACTATCAGGGTGCTTACCATTATTTGTGCAAATTCCAGTATTCTTCTCTATTTACAAGGTATTATATGTAACCATTGAAATGCGTCATGCACCGTTCTTTGGCTGGATTAAAGACTTGTCTGCTCCAGACCCCACTTCTATTTTTAATTTATTTGGCCTGTTATCTTTTACACCACCAAGTTTTTTATTAATTGGCGCCTGGCCAATCTTTATGGCGTTAACCATGTTCTTACAACAAAGAATGAGCCCAGAACCTGCAGACCCTACTCAAGCCCAGGTAATGAGGTTTATGCCGCTGATTTTTTTAGTGATGTTTAGTAGCTTTCCCGCTGGTTTATTAATTTATTGGTCATGGAATAATATTTTATCTATTATCCAACAATACTATATTAATAAATTGGATAAAAGTAACTAG
- the parA gene encoding ParA family partition ATPase has translation MIKIITIAQQKGGVGKTTIAAHLAVALKQSGGRVLLLDIDPQGSLTRWHSLREKRFGAGYTGITFNNSVGWKLNITIDQSKNKYDYLVIDSPPHTEIDSKAAIRVADLVLVPMQASPTDVWATSTTLDFIASEKKLAKIILNRYNPSSKTAKEVIANVPNLLSAYLGNRVAFSSCFMHGITVVEAEPNSQAAFEVRQLTDEVLLVLGDGHLK, from the coding sequence ATGATAAAAATTATTACGATAGCACAACAGAAGGGGGGAGTTGGTAAAACTACCATTGCAGCACATTTAGCTGTAGCTTTGAAGCAGAGTGGTGGACGTGTGTTATTGCTGGACATTGATCCACAGGGTAGTTTAACACGTTGGCATAGTTTGAGAGAAAAACGCTTTGGAGCTGGGTATACAGGGATAACATTTAATAATAGCGTTGGCTGGAAGTTAAATATAACAATTGATCAATCCAAGAATAAGTATGATTATCTGGTGATAGATTCCCCTCCGCATACAGAGATCGATTCCAAGGCAGCTATTAGAGTAGCTGATTTAGTATTAGTGCCGATGCAAGCTAGCCCTACCGACGTATGGGCTACTTCTACAACGCTAGATTTTATTGCTAGCGAAAAAAAATTAGCTAAAATTATCTTGAATCGGTATAATCCATCTTCAAAAACGGCTAAGGAAGTTATTGCGAATGTTCCTAATTTATTATCGGCTTATCTTGGTAATAGAGTTGCATTTAGTTCATGTTTTATGCATGGCATTACTGTTGTTGAAGCTGAGCCCAATTCTCAGGCAGCATTTGAAGTTAGACAATTGACTGACGAAGTGTTATTAGTGCTAGGAGATGGCCATTTAAAATAA
- the flhA gene encoding flagellar biosynthesis protein FlhA: protein MPQILQILKRISQYSDVALACCIVGILMVLLFPIPTGFLDFLLAFSIASSIIILMTTLFISKPLELSVFPTILLVTTLLRLSLNIASTRLILANGHLGADAAGHVIEAFGHLVMQGNVVIGLIVFLILTIINFIVITKGSGRIAEVAARFSLDAMPGKQMAVDADLAAGVIDEAGAKARRQSLEDESTFYGAMDGANKFVRGDAIAGLVITFINLVGGMIIGILQRDLNFDTAMQTYTILTIGDGLVTQIPSLIISLASGLLVTKAGVIGSADKAIFGQLGQYPQPLLMTAGVTTMMAFAPGLPFFPFFILTVTAAVTGYLIYKTKQISKDNTTSGSLVGQKKDGTTSMGVSDSSGQETISDTLQLDAIRLEIGYGLLSMVNNGKGQRLTEQIKALRKQIAKDYGFVMQSVRIQDNIQLDSETYVIKIKELEAGRGIVRVGKLLVMDPKAQSIEMPGEHTKEPAFGLAAKWIDESYKEEALFNNYTVVDASTVITTHLTELVKENITELLSYSETQKLLDEIGEEHKKLVKDTVPDLVSIATLQKILQNLLAEMISIRDLPSILEAIAEAVRANKNMTGITEFVRGRLSRQICHINTNNEGFIPIVTVSPEWERLFTQNLVNDGDDKQLAMPPSKLQEFVAAVKKIYDEQAMKGYIPILLTSSTIRPYVRSIIERFRPSIVVMSQNEIHHKAKIRTLSML from the coding sequence ATGCCACAGATACTACAAATTTTAAAACGAATTAGCCAATATAGTGATGTTGCCTTAGCTTGTTGTATAGTGGGCATCTTAATGGTGCTGTTATTTCCTATACCAACTGGTTTTCTTGATTTTCTATTAGCATTTTCTATTGCTTCATCAATCATCATTTTAATGACCACTCTTTTTATATCCAAACCTTTGGAACTAAGCGTTTTTCCGACCATTCTCCTAGTAACTACTTTACTTAGGTTATCGTTAAACATCGCTTCAACCAGGTTGATACTTGCTAATGGTCATCTTGGAGCTGATGCGGCTGGTCATGTTATAGAAGCATTCGGTCATCTTGTGATGCAAGGTAATGTTGTTATTGGGTTAATAGTATTCTTAATTCTAACAATCATCAACTTCATAGTAATTACCAAGGGCTCAGGAAGGATAGCCGAAGTTGCAGCAAGATTTAGTTTAGATGCTATGCCTGGTAAGCAAATGGCTGTTGATGCCGATCTGGCGGCAGGAGTTATTGATGAAGCAGGAGCTAAGGCTAGAAGGCAGAGCCTAGAAGATGAGAGTACTTTTTATGGAGCGATGGATGGGGCTAATAAATTTGTTAGAGGAGATGCAATTGCTGGATTGGTAATTACTTTTATTAATTTAGTTGGCGGAATGATAATTGGTATTTTGCAGCGTGATTTAAACTTTGATACTGCTATGCAAACGTACACTATATTAACTATCGGTGATGGTTTAGTGACTCAAATTCCTTCTTTGATTATTTCTTTGGCTTCTGGTTTATTAGTCACCAAAGCTGGAGTTATAGGTTCAGCTGATAAAGCCATATTTGGCCAGCTAGGTCAATATCCACAACCGCTGCTAATGACAGCCGGCGTTACTACGATGATGGCGTTTGCTCCTGGATTACCATTTTTTCCTTTTTTTATTTTAACGGTAACGGCAGCAGTCACCGGATATTTAATTTATAAAACAAAACAAATATCTAAGGATAATACAACTTCAGGATCATTAGTTGGGCAGAAAAAAGATGGTACTACTAGTATGGGAGTAAGTGATAGTAGTGGTCAGGAAACGATCAGTGATACCTTGCAGCTTGATGCGATAAGGCTTGAAATTGGTTATGGATTATTGTCAATGGTTAACAATGGTAAGGGACAACGTTTAACAGAACAGATAAAAGCTTTGCGTAAGCAAATCGCAAAAGATTATGGCTTTGTCATGCAATCAGTTCGTATCCAAGATAATATTCAATTAGATAGTGAAACTTATGTAATTAAAATTAAAGAATTGGAAGCAGGGCGTGGGATAGTGAGAGTCGGTAAATTGTTAGTTATGGATCCAAAAGCACAATCTATAGAAATGCCTGGCGAACACACTAAAGAGCCGGCTTTCGGGTTAGCGGCTAAATGGATTGATGAAAGTTATAAAGAAGAAGCATTGTTTAATAATTATACGGTGGTTGATGCTTCTACAGTTATTACTACGCATCTTACCGAATTAGTAAAAGAAAATATTACGGAGTTACTATCTTATAGTGAAACCCAAAAGCTTTTAGATGAAATAGGTGAAGAGCATAAAAAATTGGTGAAAGATACGGTGCCAGATTTAGTTTCAATAGCAACTTTACAAAAAATATTACAGAATTTATTGGCTGAAATGATTTCAATTAGAGATTTGCCTAGTATTTTAGAAGCGATAGCTGAAGCTGTGCGTGCTAATAAAAATATGACCGGAATCACAGAGTTTGTACGAGGACGCTTATCAAGGCAAATATGCCATATCAACACTAATAATGAAGGATTTATACCAATAGTTACCGTATCTCCTGAGTGGGAAAGGTTGTTTACACAGAACCTGGTTAATGATGGTGATGATAAACAGTTGGCCATGCCACCGTCCAAATTGCAGGAATTTGTTGCGGCAGTAAAAAAGATATATGATGAGCAAGCGATGAAGGGATATATACCGATTTTACTAACCAGTAGTACTATTCGGCCGTATGTACGTTCTATTATTGAAAGGTTTAGGCCATCAATTGTGGTGATGTCGCAGAATGAAATACATCATAAAGCCAAAATTAGAACATTATCAATGTTATAA
- a CDS encoding phosphatidylserine decarboxylase, producing MKQYSDFSKIIHKEGYIFIISFAAVTFLLASFSAILGWLSFVATVWCMYFFRNPDRITPVAHELVISPADGIVQNITEAVPPVELGLSDEEMIRVSIFLNIFNVHVNRIPASGKILALHYNPGKFFNASLDKASIYNERQSVLMETNDGHKIAFVQIAGLIARRIVCELEEDSQVQAGERYGIIRFGSRVDLYLPLKTAILVSKGQTCIGGETVIADFNLKKTSEPKFEKR from the coding sequence ATGAAACAATATAGCGATTTTTCAAAAATTATTCATAAGGAAGGCTATATTTTTATAATTAGTTTTGCAGCAGTAACATTCTTGTTAGCTTCGTTTAGCGCTATACTAGGATGGTTGAGTTTTGTTGCTACTGTATGGTGTATGTATTTTTTTCGTAACCCTGATCGAATAACGCCAGTTGCTCATGAATTGGTAATTAGTCCAGCAGATGGGATTGTTCAAAATATTACTGAAGCAGTGCCACCAGTTGAGTTAGGGCTCAGTGATGAAGAAATGATTAGGGTCAGTATTTTCTTAAACATATTTAATGTACATGTTAACCGTATCCCTGCAAGTGGCAAAATTTTGGCTCTACATTATAACCCTGGTAAATTTTTTAATGCCTCATTGGATAAAGCTAGTATCTATAATGAGCGTCAGTCGGTATTAATGGAAACTAATGATGGACATAAAATAGCTTTTGTACAAATTGCTGGTTTAATTGCTCGTAGAATTGTTTGTGAGTTAGAAGAAGATAGTCAGGTTCAAGCTGGAGAGCGATATGGGATTATTCGTTTTGGTAGTAGAGTAGATTTATATTTACCATTAAAAACAGCTATTCTTGTTAGTAAAGGGCAAACTTGCATAGGAGGAGAAACTGTAATCGCAGATTTCAACCTCAAAAAAACCTCTGAACCAAAATTTGAAAAAAGATAA
- a CDS encoding CDP-alcohol phosphatidyltransferase family protein, which translates to MHNIERSLMKRVRINKPILFTKLIPNVITLLGLIVGVSSIRFALDSRWEIAVYCILIAGVLDGIDGRVARLLNATSPFGAELDSLCDFANFGVAPAIMIYLWSFQQYEFKLLSWFAMLLFVVCMAIRLARFNTMIFLAHDKQDKKSKYFSVGVPAPSGALLALIPMILDFEISTVLQINIRSHTILIDIYIAIVAVLLASRIPTFLLKNVHIKPEYLSLSMILSAIIIINIIIYPWYTLPIVAVGYLLSIPIAALIARRM; encoded by the coding sequence ATGCACAATATTGAAAGAAGTTTAATGAAAAGAGTTAGAATAAACAAACCAATATTATTCACTAAACTAATTCCTAATGTCATTACCTTATTAGGACTGATTGTTGGCGTTAGCTCCATCAGGTTTGCTTTGGATAGTAGATGGGAAATAGCAGTATATTGTATTTTAATTGCTGGAGTTTTAGATGGTATTGATGGTCGAGTTGCTAGGTTACTAAACGCCACCAGTCCTTTTGGTGCAGAGTTAGATTCTTTATGTGATTTCGCTAATTTTGGTGTAGCACCAGCTATTATGATCTATCTGTGGTCTTTCCAGCAATATGAATTTAAGCTATTATCCTGGTTTGCCATGCTGTTATTTGTAGTATGTATGGCAATAAGACTAGCACGATTTAATACTATGATATTTCTTGCTCACGATAAACAAGATAAAAAATCAAAATATTTTTCTGTAGGTGTACCCGCTCCTTCAGGAGCATTACTTGCATTAATACCAATGATACTGGATTTTGAAATTAGCACAGTACTACAGATTAATATTCGTTCTCATACGATACTGATAGATATTTATATTGCAATAGTAGCAGTGCTACTGGCGAGTAGAATACCAACATTTTTACTAAAAAATGTACATATTAAACCGGAATATTTGTCATTATCAATGATTCTATCTGCGATTATCATTATTAATATTATTATATATCCTTGGTATACATTGCCAATAGTAGCAGTAGGTTATCTGTTGTCGATTCCCATTGCTGCGCTTATTGCTAGGAGAATGTAG
- a CDS encoding HlyD family secretion protein, producing the protein MMSIIHKAIAKYQNLKYWKYFTCLGAIILLYLSYQFYIWCNTQASDNAYIDADISNVSAEISGKINQILVLENSQVACGDLIATIDDREYTANLAKAVADVEASTRDVSIIKQKIVIEQINLEKSKEIAKHAKTNMDIIEVDYQRTIGLNKDNFTSRKLLDIARIAFEKAKSECIQTTFNLQTSEQNLILLNTQQAVAEAKLESLIQERNIAALHLNNTKIITPIDGIVSNSGLRVGNFIQPGVPLFSIVPNNKLYIRVNFKETQLAKLRAGMQAVIIFDALPNKKFFGKIRSISPATGAKFSLFPPDNATGNFTKIVQRVPVLVDFTEPKVKQFNLVPGMSAVVSIRTD; encoded by the coding sequence ATAATGTCAATTATTCATAAAGCTATAGCAAAATACCAAAATCTCAAATATTGGAAATATTTTACATGCCTTGGGGCAATAATATTATTATATTTATCATACCAATTTTATATTTGGTGTAATACCCAAGCTTCTGATAATGCTTATATTGATGCAGATATATCTAACGTTAGTGCCGAGATCAGTGGTAAAATTAATCAAATACTGGTTTTAGAAAACTCACAAGTTGCTTGCGGCGATCTAATCGCTACCATCGATGATAGAGAATATACAGCTAACTTGGCTAAAGCTGTTGCTGATGTTGAGGCTAGCACTAGGGATGTTAGTATCATAAAACAAAAAATTGTTATAGAACAAATTAATTTAGAAAAAAGTAAAGAAATAGCAAAACATGCCAAAACTAACATGGATATTATAGAAGTTGATTATCAAAGAACTATAGGACTGAATAAAGATAATTTTACCAGTAGAAAATTACTTGATATTGCCAGGATTGCCTTTGAGAAAGCAAAATCTGAATGTATACAAACAACTTTCAACTTACAAACCAGTGAACAAAATCTTATATTATTAAATACTCAGCAAGCAGTTGCGGAAGCTAAGCTTGAGTCGTTAATACAAGAACGTAATATAGCGGCGCTCCACTTAAATAATACCAAAATTATAACTCCCATTGATGGCATAGTTTCAAATAGCGGATTACGGGTAGGTAATTTTATCCAACCTGGCGTACCTTTATTCTCTATTGTGCCAAATAATAAATTGTATATCCGAGTAAATTTTAAGGAAACACAGCTAGCTAAATTGAGAGCTGGAATGCAGGCAGTGATTATTTTTGATGCGTTGCCAAATAAAAAATTTTTTGGGAAGATACGTAGTATTTCACCTGCCACTGGTGCTAAATTTAGTTTATTTCCACCTGATAATGCGACTGGTAATTTTACTAAAATAGTGCAACGAGTTCCAGTGCTAGTGGATTTTACAGAGCCTAAGGTAAAGCAGTTTAATTTAGTTCCAGGGATGTCTGCTGTAGTTAGTATACGCACAGATTAA
- a CDS encoding HAMP domain-containing sensor histidine kinase, whose amino-acid sequence MLKKYKLFVIKFIKSFSFLTFCKNNSPQEELVYTGLGIFGIISTICTMYYISGVSGLQEQKTLIYIYESMLMLSVCIVTYPLWPNILKKDIIIQVIWNIGVFYLLIVCSSFFVMLSNFAALVTVVFTVNLIVVAILIRWKIAVGMIIVGLSLGTQFYQYYTGVSIKNVDIGIKSSSFVLYAFLLIATAIIIFLKPKQEQQALTDEKVNHLDDRIIDREEELAKSLALKNEFLRNLEHELHTPITGIISMGQVLWESYDNLNDKQRRQAAEEIAKSSQRLNSLTNNLLDLSKLSSLTYELHKTNVNFSKLVRDRLDHCKKLYLNNKELQFFTEIEPNIEINCDQRYITSTIDNLIINAIQYSGMTGKITVKLYKIAANVEFSIQDEGIGIPQNELIHIFSAFTVSSKTRTPAGGRGIGLALCEKAIKAHGGTIQAESNGTKGARFKFSLSY is encoded by the coding sequence TTGCTAAAAAAGTATAAACTTTTTGTTATTAAATTTATTAAGAGCTTTAGCTTTTTAACTTTTTGTAAAAACAATTCACCGCAAGAAGAGTTGGTTTATACTGGGCTCGGTATCTTTGGTATCATATCCACTATTTGCACTATGTACTACATATCTGGTGTTTCTGGGCTTCAAGAACAGAAAACATTGATATATATTTATGAAAGCATGCTTATGCTCTCAGTATGTATAGTAACTTATCCTCTTTGGCCCAATATTTTAAAGAAAGATATTATTATACAAGTTATCTGGAATATAGGTGTATTTTATTTACTGATAGTTTGTAGTAGCTTTTTTGTAATGTTAAGTAATTTTGCTGCTTTAGTAACAGTGGTATTTACAGTCAATCTGATAGTAGTAGCAATTTTGATTAGATGGAAGATTGCTGTGGGAATGATTATAGTAGGATTATCTCTAGGCACTCAATTTTATCAATATTACACAGGAGTTAGTATAAAAAATGTAGATATTGGCATAAAATCTAGTTCATTTGTTCTATATGCTTTTCTATTAATTGCTACTGCTATAATTATTTTTCTTAAACCTAAACAAGAACAACAAGCACTTACTGACGAGAAAGTTAATCATCTAGATGATCGTATTATTGATCGAGAAGAAGAATTAGCAAAATCATTAGCTTTGAAAAATGAATTTCTGCGTAATTTAGAGCATGAGCTTCATACTCCAATTACCGGGATAATAAGTATGGGGCAAGTTTTATGGGAAAGTTATGATAACCTAAACGATAAACAACGACGTCAAGCAGCAGAAGAGATAGCAAAAAGCTCTCAGAGATTAAATAGTTTAACTAATAACTTATTAGATTTATCAAAATTATCATCTTTAACCTATGAGCTGCATAAAACTAATGTGAATTTTAGCAAACTTGTACGTGATCGTCTGGATCATTGCAAAAAATTATATCTAAATAACAAAGAACTGCAATTCTTTACTGAAATAGAGCCTAACATCGAAATAAATTGTGATCAGCGCTATATCACCTCTACTATTGATAATTTAATTATCAATGCAATTCAGTATAGTGGGATGACGGGTAAAATAACTGTAAAATTGTACAAAATAGCTGCCAACGTAGAATTCAGCATTCAAGACGAAGGTATAGGAATACCACAAAATGAACTTATACATATATTTAGTGCTTTTACCGTTAGCTCTAAAACTCGCACTCCGGCTGGCGGTCGAGGAATAGGACTTGCTTTATGCGAAAAAGCTATCAAAGCTCATGGTGGCACTATTCAAGCTGAAAGTAATGGTACGAAGGGAGCAAGGTTCAAGTTTAGTTTATCGTATTAA